From Microcoleus sp. bin38.metabat.b11b12b14.051, one genomic window encodes:
- a CDS encoding WG repeat-containing protein, with the protein MSDNLESEVEKFGLIDKTGKYVVEPQFDWISNFSEGLALVRLDNKVKYIDRTGKVVIELQFDGGSSNFSEGLAVATLKSNDKSGYIDNTGKYVIPPQFDAAYSFQEGLAMVRIDNKYGYINKQGSYVIPPRFDYATKFLEGIAVVEVEQKYGLIDQTGNYIVAPSFDYIYNSDNHGGISDPAEFQDGLMRVGMGGQRCYMGGVTGGKWGYINKMGKVVIPFKFAMSGEFYNGRAMVSLSTLDCEGLNPIKWEYINSLGEYITGLQFDRASNFSEGLAAVEIGGKSGYIDLSGKLVIPPQFKSGSEFSEGLAAIRISENGLYGYIDKTGKFVISPQFSGAENFSGGSAGVEVNDKRGLIDKTGKYLIEPKFDAISEFSEGLALVDLNKKSGYIDETGKVVIEIKFDSAGSFDGGIAIVGVKQRLRTREVKK; encoded by the coding sequence ATGTCTGACAATCTCGAATCAGAAGTTGAGAAATTTGGTTTGATTGACAAAACTGGCAAGTATGTAGTAGAACCTCAATTTGATTGGATTAGTAATTTTTCAGAAGGGTTAGCCTTAGTGCGACTTGACAATAAAGTAAAATACATCGATCGAACAGGTAAAGTGGTCATTGAACTTCAATTTGACGGTGGTAGTAGCAATTTTTCAGAAGGGTTAGCTGTCGCCACACTCAAAAGTAACGACAAATCAGGTTATATTGACAACACAGGCAAGTATGTTATACCACCTCAGTTCGATGCAGCATATAGTTTTCAAGAAGGGTTGGCAATGGTTAGGATTGATAATAAATATGGTTATATTAACAAACAGGGAAGTTACGTAATTCCACCTCGCTTTGATTACGCTACTAAATTTTTAGAAGGAATAGCAGTTGTAGAAGTCGAACAAAAATATGGCTTAATTGACCAAACAGGCAACTATATCGTCGCACCTAGTTTCGACTACATTTATAATAGCGACAACCACGGAGGTATCAGCGATCCTGCTGAATTTCAAGACGGACTGATGCGAGTGGGTATGGGAGGTCAGCGTTGCTATATGGGGGGTGTTACTGGTGGAAAGTGGGGATATATTAATAAAATGGGCAAGGTTGTTATTCCTTTTAAGTTTGCCATGAGTGGAGAATTTTATAATGGACGAGCAATGGTTTCCCTGTCTACTCTAGATTGTGAGGGTCTTAATCCTATTAAATGGGAATATATCAACTCATTAGGTGAGTATATTACTGGACTCCAATTCGATCGTGCTAGCAATTTCTCCGAAGGGCTAGCGGCGGTAGAAATCGGTGGAAAATCTGGTTATATTGACTTGTCGGGAAAATTGGTCATCCCACCTCAGTTTAAGTCTGGCAGCGAATTTTCTGAAGGCTTAGCAGCTATCAGAATTAGTGAAAATGGACTATACGGCTATATTGACAAAACAGGGAAGTTTGTAATTTCGCCTCAATTTTCGGGAGCGGAAAATTTCTCTGGTGGGTCGGCTGGCGTGGAAGTTAATGACAAACGAGGCTTGATCGACAAGACAGGGAAATATTTAATTGAACCTAAGTTTGATGCAATTAGTGAATTTTCGGAGGGGCTGGCGCTGGTAGACCTTAATAAGAAATCAGGATATATTGACGAGACAGGAAAGGTAGTAATTGAGATCAAATTTGATAGTGCTGGGAGCTTCGATGGAGGAATTGCGATAGTAGGTGTGAAACAAAGATTGCGAACAAGAGAAGTTAAAAAATAG
- a CDS encoding D-alanyl-D-alanine carboxypeptidase: protein MEKIKVMLKNRYLTAGSSIVLLTIIAGCAATESPQLATPSPVAESSPPPIKPSAPLPVSAKSSETATNTKIQQYLNALTAQGFAKEDQGIWIQSGNTLLANYQGTVPLSAASITKVATSLVALQQFGPEHQFITLISTNGTIKNGVLKGDLVIEGSQDPLFVWEEAIALGNALNQKGIKRVTGSLIIVDKFYMNFELNPLQSGELLKQALNSQIWPSEAAAQYQTLPPNTPKPQIVIDGAVKVLPARPRAVPLVKHYSLPLAELIKKMNQYSNNLMADMLADTVGGAKTVAQKAAAATGVPPAEIQLVNGSGLSEDNRISPRAICALFMALERYLQPYSMTVADVLTVVGKDKGILSERPLPKLAVIKSGTLDNVSALGGALPTQKKQTVWFAIVNRGENVEVFRTQQELLLKSFLKDWGAVQASPPELTPNPARSRKVSRNEIVP, encoded by the coding sequence ATGGAAAAAATTAAGGTAATGCTGAAAAACCGCTACTTGACTGCTGGGAGTTCGATCGTCCTTCTGACAATTATCGCCGGATGTGCCGCGACTGAATCGCCCCAACTTGCAACTCCCTCTCCTGTAGCTGAATCTTCCCCGCCACCGATTAAACCCTCTGCGCCGTTACCAGTCTCTGCTAAGAGTTCTGAAACCGCCACCAACACAAAAATCCAGCAATATCTCAACGCGTTGACAGCCCAAGGTTTTGCTAAAGAAGACCAAGGAATCTGGATACAATCGGGCAATACATTGCTAGCCAACTATCAAGGTACAGTTCCTCTTTCAGCCGCTTCAATTACCAAAGTAGCAACATCTCTGGTAGCGCTCCAACAATTCGGGCCAGAACATCAATTTATCACCTTAATCAGTACCAACGGTACTATCAAAAACGGCGTATTAAAAGGCGATTTAGTCATTGAGGGCAGCCAAGATCCTTTGTTTGTGTGGGAAGAGGCGATCGCCCTCGGCAACGCCCTAAATCAAAAAGGCATCAAGCGAGTCACTGGCAGTTTGATAATTGTCGATAAGTTTTACATGAATTTTGAATTAAATCCCCTGCAATCAGGAGAATTGCTCAAACAAGCATTGAACAGTCAAATCTGGCCCAGCGAAGCCGCCGCCCAGTATCAAACACTGCCTCCCAATACGCCGAAACCCCAAATAGTAATTGATGGTGCTGTGAAAGTTTTGCCAGCACGTCCCAGGGCCGTACCCTTAGTCAAACATTATTCTTTGCCCCTCGCGGAACTGATTAAAAAAATGAATCAGTACAGCAACAATCTCATGGCAGATATGCTAGCTGATACTGTCGGAGGCGCTAAAACAGTTGCACAAAAAGCAGCAGCAGCAACTGGAGTTCCTCCCGCCGAAATTCAACTCGTTAACGGTTCGGGATTGAGCGAAGATAACCGGATTTCTCCCCGAGCTATTTGCGCGTTGTTTATGGCTTTAGAACGCTATTTGCAACCTTACAGCATGACAGTTGCTGATGTTTTAACTGTAGTTGGCAAAGATAAAGGTATACTTTCAGAAAGACCACTGCCAAAATTAGCAGTAATCAAATCTGGCACGTTGGATAATGTTAGCGCTTTGGGCGGAGCGCTGCCAACTCAAAAGAAACAAACGGTGTGGTTTGCGATCGTGAATCGAGGGGAGAATGTCGAAGTTTTTCGCACTCAGCAAGAGCTGTTGCTGAAAAGCTTTTTGAAGGATTGGGGAGCTGTTCAAGCGTCACCGCCCGAATTAACGCCAAATCCTGCTAGAAGTAGGAAGGTGTCTCGCAACGAAATTGTTCCATAA
- a CDS encoding ribbon-helix-helix domain-containing protein, giving the protein MHTLPRTSTTEMEVTSIRLEKELKERLKELAGNQGYQALIRDLLWNYVQQKSGEYRQMFCRSDIRASINATAQQEERCALTGELIRPNEPMLLGLTMHGEMVPLSMGSMGTLPG; this is encoded by the coding sequence ATGCATACCCTACCTAGAACCTCAACCACCGAAATGGAAGTCACCAGCATTCGACTCGAAAAAGAGCTCAAAGAGAGACTTAAAGAGCTCGCCGGCAATCAAGGCTATCAAGCTTTGATTCGAGATTTGCTCTGGAATTACGTGCAGCAGAAGTCTGGAGAGTATCGCCAGATGTTTTGTCGATCGGATATTCGAGCCAGTATTAATGCCACAGCACAGCAGGAAGAACGCTGCGCGCTTACAGGAGAGTTGATCCGACCCAATGAGCCGATGTTATTAGGCCTGACGATGCACGGGGAAATGGTGCCGCTGAGTATGGGGAGTATGGGCACTCTGCCAGGATAA
- a CDS encoding HNH endonuclease, whose translation MTVVTDVLRQSVVVFSQNYLPMSRVNIKRAIVLLVTGKAEPLDFSTGNGYVVRSPSTSIHVPEQIRLTFGNRERLWKVPPVNRREVLRRDSHACQYCGSNRHLTLDHVMPRSKGGLHTWDNVVTACERCNSRKGDRTPIEAQMPLRTKPKAPIHPTVAFAEMFWHEYQIGE comes from the coding sequence GTGACCGTAGTAACTGATGTATTGAGGCAATCTGTTGTGGTATTTTCTCAAAATTACCTACCAATGAGCCGTGTCAACATCAAACGGGCGATCGTACTTTTGGTAACAGGCAAGGCTGAACCTCTGGATTTTAGCACCGGCAATGGCTATGTAGTGCGATCGCCCAGCACCAGCATCCACGTACCCGAACAAATCCGCTTGACTTTTGGTAACAGGGAACGGCTGTGGAAAGTTCCGCCGGTCAATCGCCGGGAAGTTCTGCGCCGAGACTCTCATGCTTGCCAATACTGCGGCAGCAACCGGCATTTGACGCTGGATCACGTGATGCCTCGATCGAAGGGCGGGCTGCATACTTGGGACAACGTGGTGACTGCTTGCGAACGGTGTAACTCTCGTAAGGGCGACAGAACTCCCATAGAAGCTCAAATGCCTCTGCGAACCAAGCCAAAGGCTCCCATTCACCCCACTGTTGCTTTTGCCGAAATGTTTTGGCACGAATACCAAATTGGGGAATAG
- a CDS encoding alr0857 family protein produces the protein MLKLTYTETGFNLERLAQSPEQLVALRVVLAMRVGQSISVEPSTAAFLLPANLPALSLLESEARRDDTDSIDLCVADADFVEVTLRGTWIGESEGAQGVFATVLSDRAERLLLALWLETQAAAEVVGEVGD, from the coding sequence ATGCTGAAGTTGACTTACACTGAAACGGGCTTTAACCTGGAGCGTTTGGCTCAATCTCCCGAACAGTTAGTGGCGCTGCGAGTTGTGCTGGCTATGCGAGTTGGTCAAAGCATCAGCGTCGAACCGAGCACTGCGGCATTTTTGCTGCCCGCGAATTTGCCGGCGCTGTCTCTGTTGGAATCTGAGGCCCGCCGAGATGATACTGATTCGATCGACCTTTGTGTTGCTGATGCTGATTTTGTTGAAGTCACTCTGCGCGGTACGTGGATTGGAGAGTCTGAGGGCGCCCAGGGCGTGTTTGCAACTGTTTTGAGCGATCGGGCGGAGCGATTGCTGCTCGCTCTCTGGCTAGAAACTCAAGCTGCTGCGGAGGTTGTCGGGGAAGTCGGCGATTAA
- a CDS encoding ShlB/FhaC/HecB family hemolysin secretion/activation protein encodes MGISLLTAIGIACFYANKAISQTNDISQLLAAEGEPTPGNAVLALQKLEDKQDEKSATNLNQLADFPENNPIANQPNLCLTINQTDCGESIFAAENHQVDSDAPCYNQLDCNVLAQNSPSGPRNLPLSPNQPDPNRDRLPPNLPPPPTQPDPNRDRFLQPAPQPSVEPPQAAPNVAPQPPSPVPQPLPNAVVEVRKIQVVGSTILSPEEINALVTPFEGRSATLEQLKQIADKITEIYLNRGYITTRAVLPPQTITAGVVQIQVIEGKLGDIQVEGTKRLHPSYIRSRIRLGAGMPLSTASLEDQLRLLRVDPLFDNVEASLRAGDNEGESILIVRVTEANPFQSSFSFDNYSPPSVGSERLGVSLRHRNVTGNGDELAAAYYRSLGDSDVFDFSYRIPLNAMNGTLQLRAGPNRNSIVQAPFDVFDISGKSHLFELSYRQPLRRTPIEEFALSAGVTYQTSRTFVAGVPTPFGLGPDSKGVTTTTAIKLGQDYIRRDPQGAWAVRSQFTIGTGLFDATQNEGSVPDGQFFSWLGQVQRVQRLNDKHLLILQSDLQLSANSLLSSQQFVIGGGQSLRGYRQNVRSGDNGFRVSIEDRITLQRDAAGNPRLQLAPFFDAGTVWNVANNPNKLTNQTFLAGLGLGVIWEPIQRLNLRLDYALPLVRISDKGDNLQDNGIYFNLIYTP; translated from the coding sequence TTGGGGATTTCACTTCTAACTGCGATCGGGATCGCTTGCTTTTATGCCAATAAAGCTATATCCCAAACAAATGATATTTCTCAGTTGCTCGCCGCTGAGGGCGAACCAACTCCGGGGAACGCAGTATTAGCACTGCAAAAACTAGAGGACAAGCAGGATGAAAAAAGTGCAACAAACTTAAATCAACTCGCCGATTTTCCCGAAAACAACCCGATCGCGAACCAACCCAATCTGTGCTTGACAATTAATCAAACGGATTGCGGTGAGAGTATCTTTGCTGCTGAGAACCATCAGGTTGACAGCGATGCACCATGTTACAACCAACTAGATTGCAATGTTTTAGCCCAAAACTCACCCTCGGGCCCCCGAAACCTGCCGCTGTCACCGAATCAACCAGATCCCAATCGCGATCGATTACCTCCCAACCTGCCGCCGCCCCCAACTCAACCAGATCCCAATCGCGATCGATTTCTGCAACCAGCCCCGCAGCCTTCGGTAGAACCTCCCCAAGCTGCCCCAAATGTAGCGCCCCAACCCCCCTCGCCAGTTCCCCAGCCGCTGCCGAATGCAGTAGTTGAGGTGCGGAAAATTCAAGTAGTAGGCAGCACAATTTTAAGCCCTGAGGAAATCAATGCCTTAGTCACGCCGTTTGAGGGTCGTTCTGCCACCCTAGAACAGCTCAAACAAATTGCCGACAAAATTACCGAAATTTACCTCAATCGCGGCTACATCACTACCAGAGCCGTCTTACCGCCGCAAACTATCACCGCAGGGGTAGTACAAATTCAAGTGATCGAAGGCAAGCTGGGCGACATTCAGGTAGAAGGAACCAAAAGATTGCATCCAAGTTACATCCGCAGCCGGATTCGACTGGGTGCCGGAATGCCTTTAAGCACAGCTTCCTTAGAAGACCAACTCCGACTGCTGCGGGTCGATCCTTTATTTGACAATGTAGAAGCCAGCCTGCGGGCTGGGGATAATGAAGGCGAGAGCATTCTGATCGTCAGAGTCACGGAAGCTAATCCGTTTCAATCTAGCTTTAGCTTTGACAATTACTCGCCTCCGAGTGTCGGTTCTGAAAGATTGGGAGTTAGTTTGCGGCACCGCAATGTAACAGGAAATGGCGACGAACTTGCAGCGGCATATTACCGATCGCTCGGCGATTCAGATGTGTTTGATTTCAGCTATCGCATCCCGCTAAATGCGATGAACGGCACTTTGCAATTGAGGGCGGGCCCGAACCGCAATAGTATTGTACAAGCACCTTTTGATGTTTTTGATATTTCGGGGAAATCGCATTTATTTGAATTAAGTTACCGCCAGCCGCTGCGGAGAACGCCGATCGAAGAATTTGCCTTGTCTGCGGGTGTTACTTATCAGACGAGCAGAACTTTTGTCGCCGGCGTACCGACTCCTTTCGGCTTAGGGCCAGATTCCAAGGGTGTTACGACGACGACTGCTATTAAGCTGGGACAGGACTACATTCGGCGCGACCCCCAGGGGGCTTGGGCGGTGCGATCGCAATTTACGATCGGCACTGGCTTGTTTGATGCGACTCAAAACGAAGGTTCTGTCCCTGACGGACAATTTTTTAGTTGGCTGGGTCAAGTGCAGCGAGTACAGCGATTGAACGACAAACATTTATTAATTTTGCAGTCAGACTTGCAGCTTTCAGCTAATAGCTTGTTATCTTCGCAGCAATTTGTAATTGGTGGCGGGCAATCTTTGCGGGGCTACCGCCAAAACGTCCGTTCTGGCGATAACGGCTTCCGAGTTTCGATCGAGGATCGGATTACTTTGCAGCGCGATGCAGCGGGAAATCCCCGACTTCAATTAGCTCCTTTTTTTGATGCGGGTACGGTGTGGAATGTTGCCAACAATCCCAATAAATTAACGAATCAAACATTTCTAGCAGGTTTGGGTTTAGGCGTCATTTGGGAACCGATACAGCGCCTGAACCTGCGCCTAGATTACGCTCTTCCGTTGGTGAGAATTAGCGATAAAGGCGACAACCTGCAAGATAACGGCATTTACTTCAACCTAATTTATACACCGTAA
- a CDS encoding DUF928 domain-containing protein, whose translation MAWKSALNTLTISLILSLEAVVVGSLLIPAKALNSPANSVHRPNPPQLPLNRQAVQPPGLTGSRPSSQQSGAAWNNFQPPEEGVPGRREGGGTRGLECPSATTALIPQSTMGQTISAKPTFFYYLPAAIDKTVQFELADERDKTLYKKSFRMVTSRAGVVSVSLGSDGNSPALEVGKNYQWYFTIKCNAKNYRDEVLVSGWINRTALPPTVKTELDRSPDRRVKLSIFAQQGLWYEYLATLAQLRVESPSDTGLASEWSEVLSSVELGKISQAPLVKSELTPITKK comes from the coding sequence ATGGCTTGGAAGTCTGCTCTAAACACCCTTACCATTTCCTTAATTCTGTCTTTAGAGGCAGTTGTCGTAGGTAGTTTGTTAATACCAGCAAAGGCTCTCAACAGCCCCGCAAATAGCGTCCACCGCCCCAATCCACCGCAGCTACCCCTCAACAGGCAAGCTGTTCAACCCCCCGGACTCACCGGAAGCAGACCCAGCAGCCAACAATCAGGAGCTGCGTGGAATAACTTTCAACCGCCAGAGGAGGGAGTACCCGGAAGGCGGGAAGGAGGGGGTACCCGTGGCTTAGAATGCCCCTCTGCCACAACGGCCTTGATTCCGCAATCAACTATGGGGCAAACCATATCAGCAAAACCGACATTTTTCTACTACCTTCCCGCCGCGATCGACAAAACAGTTCAGTTTGAGTTAGCAGACGAAAGGGACAAAACACTATACAAAAAAAGTTTTCGGATGGTAACTAGCCGTGCAGGTGTCGTTAGCGTCAGCCTCGGTTCCGACGGCAACTCGCCAGCCCTGGAAGTTGGAAAAAACTATCAATGGTACTTTACTATCAAATGCAACGCTAAAAACTATAGAGATGAAGTTCTCGTTTCTGGGTGGATCAACCGTACTGCACTCCCGCCAACCGTGAAAACAGAGTTGGATCGATCGCCAGACCGTCGCGTTAAGCTCAGCATCTTCGCTCAACAGGGTCTGTGGTACGAGTACCTGGCAACTCTAGCTCAATTGCGCGTGGAGTCTCCTAGCGATACGGGTTTAGCGAGCGAGTGGTCAGAAGTGTTGAGTTCAGTGGAACTGGGCAAAATCTCCCAAGCACCGTTAGTCAAGAGCGAGTTAACACCCATCACCAAAAAATAG
- a CDS encoding transglutaminase domain-containing protein — protein MNLDSPVLSDKQPSRRQMVRPIGVYALHGIAFLGNKLFAVDRTEGLLLEIDPKTDNTTVLNPHQTAKFARATGLAIWEDTLWFARDEDICCCPGAIKDGELAELKPQHFVSLSYPADGIAVWKSTLYVTCQRLGYILVFDLKTGREITRFYAPGIGVENITVRDEELWVCDKTEQTVYCLERATGEIKFSVLTPFEWPSGLAFHKDSETGEEVLYVAYAGEELYIRDDPNSEDPFQLTKRDLTFIHPLYFHYNETERYALSNGFLMEMSYVEELSPLDEVEIENLEWRIALPSETHRQKVREITPIGMPFTEEIQEGERVAVFKFDRLMKGERRIFGWKALLEVRSIKYQLSPRDVEKIPKLSPEFAAKYLVDNDNLAMDTEIVRSAAVAAIGSETNVLRQLLSIRNFVYDQLSYGIRPHIDTPDIVLRRSIGSCGEYVGVLLALARLNGIACRTIGRYKCPAFADRKNLPLEPDFNHVWLEFYIPGFGWVPMESNPDDIQDRGPYPLRFFMGLAWYHVEIGKGVRFQSLTSGGLPLKKEDVSVGSLAINHVRFTILEELQ, from the coding sequence ATGAATCTCGATTCACCAGTTCTCTCGGACAAACAGCCTTCGAGGCGGCAGATGGTCAGACCGATCGGAGTCTACGCACTGCACGGCATTGCTTTTTTAGGAAATAAATTATTCGCTGTCGATCGCACCGAAGGGCTGCTGTTGGAAATCGATCCAAAAACTGACAACACTACAGTTTTGAATCCTCATCAAACGGCTAAGTTTGCGCGCGCCACCGGGCTGGCTATTTGGGAAGATACTCTCTGGTTTGCCCGCGATGAAGATATTTGTTGCTGTCCGGGGGCAATTAAGGACGGAGAACTCGCTGAACTCAAACCGCAACATTTTGTTTCGCTTTCTTACCCGGCTGATGGGATTGCCGTTTGGAAATCTACGCTGTATGTGACTTGCCAGAGATTGGGCTATATTCTGGTTTTTGACTTAAAAACAGGTCGCGAAATTACTCGCTTTTATGCCCCCGGTATTGGAGTAGAAAATATCACTGTCCGGGATGAGGAACTTTGGGTTTGCGACAAAACTGAGCAAACTGTCTACTGTTTGGAGCGGGCAACAGGGGAGATTAAATTTAGCGTTTTAACTCCCTTTGAGTGGCCTTCTGGTTTGGCTTTTCACAAGGATTCGGAGACTGGAGAAGAGGTTTTGTATGTGGCGTATGCCGGGGAAGAACTTTATATCCGCGATGACCCGAATTCCGAAGATCCTTTTCAGTTGACAAAGCGCGATCTCACTTTCATTCACCCTTTATATTTTCACTACAATGAGACAGAACGCTACGCTCTGTCAAACGGTTTTTTGATGGAAATGTCTTATGTGGAGGAACTGTCTCCTCTGGATGAGGTAGAAATCGAAAATTTGGAGTGGCGGATTGCTTTACCTTCGGAAACTCACCGACAAAAAGTCAGGGAAATTACGCCGATCGGAATGCCTTTTACTGAGGAAATTCAGGAAGGGGAACGGGTGGCGGTGTTTAAGTTCGATCGCCTCATGAAGGGTGAGCGGCGAATTTTTGGCTGGAAGGCTTTGTTGGAAGTTCGATCGATTAAATATCAGTTGTCGCCTCGCGATGTGGAAAAGATTCCGAAACTGTCACCGGAGTTTGCAGCTAAGTATTTGGTGGACAATGATAATTTGGCGATGGATACGGAGATTGTGCGATCGGCTGCTGTGGCTGCAATTGGCTCAGAAACTAATGTTCTGAGGCAGTTACTGAGCATTCGCAATTTTGTTTACGACCAACTTTCTTACGGGATTAGACCTCACATTGACACTCCCGATATTGTACTTCGCCGCAGCATCGGTTCTTGTGGCGAGTACGTGGGGGTATTGTTGGCTTTGGCTAGATTGAACGGGATTGCTTGCCGCACCATCGGGCGGTACAAGTGTCCGGCTTTTGCAGACAGAAAAAATTTGCCCCTGGAACCCGATTTCAATCACGTTTGGCTGGAATTTTACATTCCCGGTTTTGGCTGGGTGCCCATGGAATCTAATCCTGACGACATTCAAGACAGAGGCCCTTATCCTTTGCGGTTTTTTATGGGTTTGGCTTGGTATCATGTAGAAATTGGCAAGGGAGTTCGGTTTCAAAGTCTCACAAGTGGGGGTCTTCCTTTGAAGAAGGAGGATGTTTCCGTGGGAAGTTTGGCAATTAATCACGTCCGGTTTACTATTTTGGAAGAGTTGCAGTAA
- a CDS encoding transcriptional regulator → MNYNFESDNNQNHQGIGDSLAQNQTNNDSPQGNVTTMMRDRFELVSAYIDGEVTAAERRQVEEWLTNDPTTKRLYSRLMMMQQGFASMPVPASEQSAQDLAAKVLQRVERKSKQTWVFGAGAIAALLVAVVSGVAGGRQFFAPEFATSPQTAESDGLIVALNEPVVEIVNPNDLMLGVNAPVMDIPKAVTSPHKSLPKAQ, encoded by the coding sequence ATGAATTATAACTTTGAGTCGGATAACAATCAGAATCACCAAGGTATCGGGGATTCGCTCGCCCAAAATCAAACTAACAACGATTCTCCCCAAGGTAATGTAACTACTATGATGCGCGATCGCTTTGAATTGGTCAGTGCTTATATAGACGGCGAAGTGACGGCAGCAGAACGCCGGCAAGTTGAGGAATGGCTGACAAATGACCCCACGACAAAGCGTTTGTACTCGCGGCTGATGATGATGCAGCAGGGCTTTGCGTCAATGCCGGTGCCGGCTTCGGAACAATCTGCACAGGATTTGGCGGCGAAGGTTTTGCAGCGGGTGGAACGCAAGTCGAAACAAACTTGGGTTTTTGGTGCAGGTGCGATCGCAGCTTTGTTGGTGGCGGTGGTGTCTGGTGTCGCTGGCGGGCGTCAATTCTTTGCTCCTGAGTTTGCTACCTCGCCCCAGACTGCCGAATCTGACGGTTTAATTGTGGCTTTGAACGAGCCTGTGGTAGAGATTGTTAATCCCAATGATTTGATGCTTGGGGTGAATGCACCTGTGATGGATATTCCGAAAGCTGTGACAAGCCCTCACAAGTCATTGCCCAAAGCACAGTAG
- a CDS encoding sigma-70 family RNA polymerase sigma factor — MSDFISLSWSAVVATVQRVQLPAEKLSNYDLVLRCQEGNRPEGTAFSELLKRYQSHVDRVLYHLAPDWQDRADLAQEVWIRVYRNINRLQEPVKFRGWLSRIATNLFYDELRKRKRVRTPLSLDVPHALEDGEIDWEIAADSPGPDEDLTTREFYEQLRVAISDLPEVFRTTIVLREIEGLAYEEIAEMTGVSLGTVKSRIARARQRLQLQLQKYLDGN, encoded by the coding sequence ATGAGTGACTTTATTTCCCTGTCCTGGTCTGCGGTTGTGGCGACCGTTCAAAGAGTGCAATTGCCAGCCGAAAAACTATCTAATTATGACTTAGTGTTGCGGTGTCAGGAAGGAAATCGACCTGAGGGTACTGCCTTTTCAGAACTGTTGAAGCGCTATCAGTCCCACGTAGACAGGGTTCTCTATCACTTGGCCCCTGACTGGCAAGACCGAGCTGATTTGGCTCAGGAAGTCTGGATTCGAGTTTACCGCAATATTAACCGCTTGCAAGAGCCGGTTAAATTTCGGGGCTGGCTGAGTCGCATCGCGACTAACTTGTTTTACGATGAGTTGCGGAAGCGCAAGCGGGTGCGAACTCCGCTGTCGCTGGATGTACCTCATGCTCTCGAAGACGGCGAGATTGACTGGGAAATTGCAGCCGACAGTCCGGGGCCTGATGAAGATTTGACGACTAGAGAATTTTACGAGCAGTTGCGAGTGGCAATCTCTGATTTGCCAGAAGTATTCCGCACGACAATTGTACTCAGAGAAATTGAAGGTTTAGCTTATGAGGAAATCGCGGAAATGACCGGAGTTTCTCTGGGAACGGTCAAGTCGAGAATCGCCAGAGCTCGCCAAAGATTGCAGTTGCAATTGCAAAAATACCTCGACGGTAATTAG
- a CDS encoding molybdenum cofactor biosynthesis protein MoaE: protein MNSLSQLSIGTIPQRHESDSFAITLAPLSVEEIYTLADDPANGAVVMMSGTVRNQTDGQAVVSLEYQAYEPMAVRVFQQIATEIRRQWADVNRVAIHHRVGHLQVGEISVIVAVGCPHRGSAFAACQYAIDTLKHNVPIWKKEHWADGSSSWVSIGACEVVGH from the coding sequence ATGAACTCTCTTTCTCAACTCTCGATCGGCACCATTCCTCAACGCCATGAATCAGACAGTTTCGCCATTACATTAGCACCTCTGTCAGTAGAGGAAATCTATACTTTGGCAGATGACCCAGCTAACGGAGCCGTGGTAATGATGAGCGGCACAGTCCGCAACCAAACAGACGGTCAAGCTGTAGTGTCCCTAGAATATCAAGCCTACGAACCGATGGCGGTGAGAGTATTTCAGCAAATCGCTACAGAAATCCGCCGCCAGTGGGCAGATGTCAATCGCGTGGCGATCCATCACCGCGTCGGACACTTGCAAGTGGGAGAAATCAGCGTCATCGTGGCTGTTGGCTGTCCTCACCGCGGGTCAGCCTTTGCCGCTTGCCAGTACGCTATAGATACGCTCAAACACAATGTACCGATTTGGAAAAAGGAACATTGGGCAGACGGTTCTAGCAGTTGGGTCAGTATTGGAGCGTGCGAGGTTGTCGGGCATTAG